In Erpetoichthys calabaricus chromosome 4, fErpCal1.3, whole genome shotgun sequence, one genomic interval encodes:
- the LOC127527506 gene encoding olfactory receptor 10C1-like translates to MEQEWKSLRFQMNSNYTPVSQFLFVGFTGQQQMPQLIGTFFLFIYILTLVGNLFILHTVRKVKKLHTPMFIMIMNLAASDIIYSTTVSPQMIYFYLTGFKEIQFHMCFVQMFFLHFAGCVDSYLMAAMAIDRFVSICYPLRYPTILSNSVAYKMCAVAWIAGIVVPLLLVLYSFPLPYCGPNKIVHFYCQHGQVARLACTDTSLTLTRALILGFIVLLGSFFIILLSYLKIIIAVIKIVTKDSKEKAFYTCSTQLIVVMIYYIPRLFSYASLSVSFNIPTDLITALGVSYCVLPPLVNPIIYSYRTQEIRNVFFKKNSSAKIIPKNEKNEHGLKEGKRNSTRVK, encoded by the coding sequence ATGGAGCAAGAATGGAAATCACTCCGATTCCAAATGAACTCAAACTACACACCTGTCTCACAATTTTTATTTGTAGGTTTTACTGGGCAACAGCAAATGCCCCAGTTAATTggaactttctttttatttatttatattttaacacttgttggaaatctttttattttgcacaCAGTCAGGAAAGTCAAGAAATTACACACACCCATGTTTATCATGATTATGAACTTAGCAGCTTCAgacatcatatacagtacaactgTATCACcacaaatgatatatttttatttaactggTTTTAAAGAAATACAGTTTCATATGtgctttgttcagatgtttttcttgcattttgcaGGTTGTGTAGACTCCTATCTAATGGCAGCAATGGCCATTGATCGATTTGTCTCAATATGTTATCCTTTACGATATCCCACTATACTTTCTAACAGTGTTGCTTATAAAATGTGTGCTGTAGCTTGGATAGCTGGAATCGTTGTTCCATTATTACTTGTTCTTTACTCTTTCCCTCTACCTTACTGCGGTCCtaataaaattgtacatttttactgTCAGCATGGTCAAGTAGCTCGCCTTGCTTGTACAGATACCTCCTTAACCTTAACAAGAGCTCTGATATTAGGATTCATTGTCCTTCTGggtagtttttttattatattgctttcatatttaaaaataataattgcagtCATCAAAATTGTTACAAAAGATAGCAAGGAAAAGGCATTTTACACATGCAGCACACAGTTAATTGTTGTTATGATTTATTATATTCCTAGATTATTTTCATATGCTTCCTTATCAGTAAGCTTTAATATCCCAACTGATCTCATTACTGCTTTAGGGGTTTCTTATTGTGTTTTGCCTCCATTAGTAAATCCCATCATTTATAGTTACAGAACACAAGAaattagaaatgtattttttaagaaaaattcttcagcaaaaattattcctaaaaatgaaaaaaatgagcatGGCTTAAAAGAAGGCAAAAGGAATTCCACACGTGTAAAATAG
- the LOC114651069 gene encoding olfactory receptor 6N1-like — translation MEQEWKSLRLQVNSNYTPISQFVFVGFIGQKQMPQLIGTFFLFIYILTLVGNVFIFYTVRKVKKLHTPMFIMIMNLAASDIIYSTTVSPQIIYFYLTGFKEIQFHMCFVQMFFLHYAGSVDSYLMAAMAIDRFVSICYPLRYPTILSNNVAYKMCAVAWIAGIVVPLVAVLYSFPLPYCGPNKIVHLYCQHGLVARLACTDTSLTLIRALILAFVALLGSFFIILFSYLKIIIAVIKIVTKNGKEKAFYTCSTQLIIVMIYYIPRLFSYTSLSVSFNIPTDINTALGVSYCLLPPLVNPIIYSYRTKEIRNEFLKKISLAKIVPKNKKTEMA, via the coding sequence ATGGAGCAAGAATGGAAATCACTCCGTCTCCAAGTGAACTCAAACTACACACCTATCTCACAATTTGTATTTGTAGGTTTTATTGGGCAAAAGCAAATGCCCCAGTTAATTggaactttctttttatttatttatattttaacacttgtgggaaatgtttttattttctacacaGTTAGGAAAGTCAAGAAATTACATACACCTATGTTTATCATGATTATGAACCTAGCAGCTTCAgacatcatatacagtacaactgTATCAccacaaataatatatttttatttaactggTTTTAAAGAAATACAGTTTCATATGtgttttgttcaaatgtttttcttGCATTATGCAGGTTCTGTAGACTCCTATCTAATGGCAGCAATGGCCATTGATCGATTTGTCTCAATATGTTATCCTTTACGATATCCCACTATACTTTCTAACAATGTTGCTTATAAAATGTGTGCTGTAGCTTGGATAGCTGGAATCGTTGTTCCGTTAGTAGCTGTTCTTTACTCTTTCCCTCTACCTTACTGCGGTCCTAATAAAATTGTACATCTTTACTGTCAGCATGGTCTAGTAGCTCGCCTTGCTTGTACAGATACCTCCTTAACTTTAATAAGAGCTTTGATATTAGCATTTGTTGCCCTTCTGggaagtttttttattattttgttttcatatttaaaaataatcattgcAGTCATCAAAATTGTTACAAAAAATGGTAAGGAAAAGGCATTTTACACATGCAGTACACAGTTAATCATTGTTATGATTTATTACATTCCTAGATTATTTTCATATACTTCCTTATCGGTAAGCTTTAATATCCCAACTGATATCAATACTGCATTGGGGGTTTCTTATTGTCTATTGCCTCCATTAGTAAATCCCATCATTTATAGttacagaacaaaagaaattagaaatgaatttttaaaaaaaatttctttagcAAAAATTgttcctaaaaataaaaaaactgagatggCTTAA